From one Longimicrobiaceae bacterium genomic stretch:
- a CDS encoding SIMPL domain-containing protein (The SIMPL domain is named for its presence in mouse protein SIMPL (signalling molecule that associates with mouse pelle-like kinase). Bacterial member BP26, from Brucella, was shown to assemble into a channel-like structure, while YggE from E. coli has been associated with resistance to oxidative stress.): MRLGPMHIFSLALAMLAAPAVLRAQQPRPTDAGPRTIRVVGTGQAQAAPDEAFLDYGVETTAPTAQAAAQQNAQVMERVVRALTSAGVPRRDITTRNFSVFPDYGPPRPGENEPTQRGYRVTNMVSVRTERIAQVGSLIDAALAAGANRVHGMRFGLKNAEAVRAEAIRNAVAKARTDAAAIAAALGVRLGSVLDASTAGGAPPVFARMEAMQARGLADGGGAPTPIEAGEQTVTAMVTLVYAIDG; the protein is encoded by the coding sequence ATGAGACTCGGACCCATGCACATCTTCTCGCTGGCCCTGGCGATGCTCGCCGCCCCCGCGGTGCTGCGCGCACAGCAGCCGCGCCCCACCGACGCGGGACCCCGGACCATCCGTGTGGTCGGCACCGGGCAGGCGCAGGCCGCGCCGGACGAGGCGTTCCTGGACTACGGGGTGGAGACCACGGCGCCCACGGCGCAGGCGGCGGCGCAGCAGAATGCGCAGGTGATGGAGCGGGTGGTCCGCGCGCTGACCTCGGCGGGCGTGCCGCGGCGCGACATCACGACCCGCAACTTCTCGGTCTTCCCGGACTACGGGCCGCCGCGCCCCGGGGAGAACGAGCCGACGCAGCGCGGCTACCGGGTGACCAACATGGTGTCGGTGCGGACGGAGCGGATCGCGCAGGTGGGGAGCCTGATCGACGCGGCGCTCGCGGCCGGGGCCAACCGGGTGCACGGGATGCGCTTCGGGCTGAAGAACGCGGAGGCGGTGCGGGCGGAGGCGATCCGCAACGCGGTGGCGAAGGCGCGCACGGACGCGGCGGCGATCGCGGCCGCGCTGGGGGTGCGGCTGGGCTCGGTGCTGGACGCGAGCACGGCGGGCGGGGCGCCGCCGGTGTTCGCCCGGATGGAGGCGATGCAGGCGCGCGGCCTTGCGGACGGGGGGGGAGCCCCGACCCCGATCGAGGCGGGGGAGCAGACGGTCACCGCCATGGTGACGCTGGTCTACGCGATCGACGGCTGA
- a CDS encoding calcium/sodium antiporter, whose amino-acid sequence MLLQAILFIVGAAGLYFGAEWLVRGSSRLACSFGVSALVVGLTVVALGTSAPELVVSTLAAIRGDGGVAVGNVVGSNILNLALIIGVAALLMPLQVQMRLIFREAPVMVAAALTLPILAWDGALSRVDGALLAVAFAGYLAFVIRSARHEPEEVLAEYAEFKELQGHGSEASTRLRDTGLLVVGLAVLAVGAHLLVEAAVFFARAAGVSDVVVGLTVVAVGTSLPELATSVVAALKKEADIALGNAIGSNVFNSLIILGTASLARPIVVDVAIFDFEVPVMLAISIAFPLLAYARRPLRRPEGAFLLVFYAAFTSVLLVRTLG is encoded by the coding sequence ATGCTCCTCCAGGCGATCCTCTTCATTGTCGGCGCGGCAGGCCTGTACTTCGGTGCCGAATGGCTGGTGCGCGGCTCCTCGCGCCTGGCGTGCTCCTTCGGGGTGAGCGCCCTGGTGGTGGGGCTCACCGTCGTGGCCCTGGGCACCTCCGCCCCCGAGCTGGTGGTGAGCACCCTGGCCGCCATCCGCGGCGACGGCGGCGTGGCGGTGGGGAACGTGGTGGGGTCCAACATTCTCAACCTGGCCCTGATCATCGGCGTCGCCGCCCTGCTGATGCCGCTGCAGGTGCAGATGCGCCTGATCTTCCGCGAAGCGCCGGTGATGGTGGCCGCCGCGCTCACCCTCCCGATCCTGGCGTGGGACGGAGCGCTCTCCCGCGTGGACGGGGCGCTCCTCGCCGTGGCCTTCGCCGGCTACCTCGCCTTCGTGATCCGCTCCGCCCGCCACGAGCCCGAAGAGGTCCTGGCGGAGTACGCCGAGTTCAAGGAGCTGCAGGGCCACGGCTCCGAGGCTTCCACCCGGCTGCGCGACACGGGTCTCCTGGTGGTGGGGCTGGCGGTGCTGGCGGTGGGCGCGCACCTCCTGGTGGAGGCCGCGGTCTTCTTCGCGCGGGCGGCGGGCGTGTCCGACGTGGTGGTGGGGCTCACCGTGGTTGCGGTGGGGACCTCGCTCCCCGAGCTCGCCACCTCCGTGGTCGCCGCGCTCAAGAAGGAGGCCGACATCGCGCTGGGGAACGCCATCGGCTCCAACGTCTTCAACAGCCTCATCATCCTGGGCACCGCCTCGCTGGCCCGGCCCATCGTCGTGGACGTCGCTATCTTCGACTTCGAGGTGCCGGTGATGCTCGCCATCAGTATCGCCTTCCCGCTCCTCGCCTACGCGCGCCGCCCCCTGCGCCGCCCGGAGGGGGCGTTCCTCCTCGTCTTCTACGCCGCGTTCACGAGCGTGCTCCTGGTGCGCACGCTCGGCTGA
- a CDS encoding DUF1802 family protein has protein sequence MLAENRSALKEWGATERALAEGRTTLLVRKGGIHERRQGFEVEHREFWLFPTLYHQNPDELRPDFRPYLEAAEALPHDVNRVRITHYAVVEDALRVESLEALHRLEGLHPLTPATVESRFAYRNKPYLHVLVLRAYRLPEPVVIPNTLDYEGCVSWVELDDPLPTAGARPVLTDEEFAARRAEVWARLGEQGVVRL, from the coding sequence GAAGGAGTGGGGCGCCACGGAGCGCGCGCTGGCGGAGGGCCGGACGACGCTGCTGGTGCGCAAGGGCGGGATCCACGAGCGGCGGCAGGGCTTCGAGGTGGAGCACCGGGAGTTCTGGCTCTTCCCCACCCTGTACCACCAGAACCCGGACGAGCTGCGCCCCGACTTCCGCCCGTACCTGGAGGCGGCGGAGGCGCTCCCGCACGACGTGAACCGGGTACGGATCACGCACTACGCCGTGGTCGAGGACGCCCTGCGCGTGGAGAGCCTGGAGGCGCTGCACCGCCTGGAGGGGCTGCACCCGCTCACGCCGGCGACGGTGGAGTCGCGCTTCGCCTACCGCAACAAGCCCTACCTGCACGTGCTGGTGCTGCGTGCCTACCGGCTCCCGGAGCCCGTGGTGATCCCCAACACGCTCGATTACGAGGGGTGCGTGTCCTGGGTGGAGCTGGACGACCCACTCCCTACGGCCGGCGCGCGGCCGGTGCTGACCGACGAGGAATTCGCTGCCCGGCGCGCGGAGGTGTGGGCGCGGCTGGGCGAGCAGGGGGTGGTGCGGCTGTAA